The DNA sequence TATGAGGCGGCATTCCGGCTGGCAGGAACCAAATTTCATCCAGCTGCAATGCAGTCCTCACTTGTTCAGCTGCAAGCAGATGACCATTATGAGGCGGATCAAACGTACCTCCAAGTATGCCGACTTTCTTCATTAGAAGACCTACGGAAGAACGATTTCCTTATTTTCTTCAGATTCCTTGTAGAGAATGATCTGGTTCCCGATCACCTGTACAAGCTCTGCGCCTGTTCCTTTTGCAAGTGCCTCCGCTACCTCGTCTTTATCTTCAAGGCAGTTCTGCAAAATACTTATTTTAATGAGTTCACGCTTTTCAAGCGCCTCCCCAACCTGTTCGATCATATTATCATTTACACCGCTCTTTCCGACTTGAAAAATCGGTTTTATACGGTTTGCTTTTCCTCGCAAAAATCTTTTTTGTTTCCCTGTAAGCATCAAGATGCTCCTTCCAGAATCTTTTTTAACTGCATTGCAAGCTCTTCACATGGCACTTTATGGCCTGTCCAAATCTCAAAGGCGAGCTGAGCCTGATATAACAGC is a window from the Aciduricibacillus chroicocephali genome containing:
- the yhbY gene encoding ribosome assembly RNA-binding protein YhbY, which encodes MLTGKQKRFLRGKANRIKPIFQVGKSGVNDNMIEQVGEALEKRELIKISILQNCLEDKDEVAEALAKGTGAELVQVIGNQIILYKESEENKEIVLP